Within the Medicago truncatula cultivar Jemalong A17 chromosome 4, MtrunA17r5.0-ANR, whole genome shotgun sequence genome, the region AGTTGATGATACCTTGGCGAATTATTTATGGTTTTGTCATGAGTTTATTATCTTGGTGTTCCTGGAAATGTTTTGGCTTCTGAAGAGGAAAAAAGATCTTTGATCACATCAGTGGGCGATGATTCTTTTTGAGGCTCAAGATTTAGAATGCTTTCAAATGACATGGTACTTAATATGGATGAGGAAAACAGGAGACTAAAATATACAGatgtaaattttgtattgaCATTAGTTCATTAAATTCAATGAAGTGAGTCTCAGAGAACATGTCTTTCACAACTCAGTGAAGTTCCTAGCTTACAAGAATCATTTTGTGTATGACtaatatccatttttttaagCCATTGATCAATATCAATTTTAGACCGACATTAGTTCATTAAAAACTCATTTTACGTCTGGTTTCAAGCCAGAAGAGATCGATGAATATACTAATCTTTTACTTTTGCTATCCCATATTCTGCAATTGAATCGATGACATTCATTGTGCACCCAAATTTTAAGCCACTGATAGTTTTAACTAAATGAATTCACTGATAGTTGCTCCTGCATCGAAATCATTCAAAAGTTATGCTTTTGGAGACTATTTTTTTCCTATTCATTTTGTCATCCATTGATAAACACCAAATCCATCCCTCAATTGCAAGCGTATCTCGAAGTGCAGACATCCTAATAGCACGTGATTATGTTGGAGTATTGAGAATAGAAATCTCTACAAATAAACTAAAAGCATTCAGACTACTCTCTACAAACACTTACTACTTCCACACTTAGAATACTAACATCCATTTCAAATATTCATACCAACAATCCGAAGCTCTAAAATGGGTCACACTAATATCACGGTATACTTcaaatttatgtttaatttcagaaagattttgaaaaaaaataaaatgaaaagcaaCGTTGCAAAAGCTTGCAATGCAACAACCGATAATTGTGCTCTTATCAacctaagggtgtgtttggcaGCAAAGAGagtgaaaagagagaaagagatgagaaagagaatgagaagagagaaatagatgagaaatagagtagatttgataGGTTGttttggtataagagaaagataagagaaattgaaaagaaagaagtgTTGATTGTTTCAAAAAGTACAAAACTACCCTTAGatataaaaagttaaacaacttaatttttttagtcataataacttaattattcaattgtaccaaaaaaaagaaatttcatcaaaataaaatttcacatttttctcAGTCCACAAATGGTGAGCCTCCAATTAccgaaaataaaagaaatggcgCGTCTCCCAAGTCCCAACACTTctttttggcaaaaaaaaaaatggtacatcaacacaagaaaaacaagaagacaagggtaaaaatggaaagtaaaagaaaaatgttcaCTTTTTGGACTTTCTTCGCAGTTGAGGAGAAAACCAAAAAGTTGATGGGTCCACCgattttattctctcttctctttttcttcgcTCAACCAAACAAGAGAAGTCGCCTCTTtcttccctctttctctctcttttgtttctctcttttcaaaatCATCTCAACCAAACACAGTGTAAGAGTCTAGAGGAttagtattatatataataCCAACTAAACATAGTTTTAGGCCAACTTACTAGTCTGAATTACAGATCTGAATACACTACCTTTAAAACGAGAAAGTTAATgcgactctctctctctcatctatcatttctctttcatctttcttttcataaaatacataaaattgCACTAAAGTCACGATGACTTTTCCGCCACCAAAGTCATTGAATCCCAATCTCAGCTAGCAGAGACCGCTTGCAAATATGTGCCCTCTTTAACATGCCTTTAGATTCAACACTAACTCATGTTACAACCAAATAACTCAGTCTGCATCCAATACCAACCTCGTAGATCTCTCAATCTTCTAAGACGCTCGCTATGGTTAAATTCTTATCCAGAGTGAGGAGTTAACCTAATTAACTTATCAATATGAAGATGCACATCAAAGCTACTTATTGTGTGATTCATAAAGCTTGGAactcatctttttaacctataCTCATATAGGCAAAGTGGAACACAAATCACATGACTTTTAATCCCAtcaaaagttttgaaatatgTAGACTGTGGCCAACTTTCAACTCTATAAACAGGAGGCTTGAACCCagatttgaaatttttcttcaactttttatttttaagaaatttgttatttaaaattaCTACTATTAATTTTGCAAATATTTCCTTGTTTGCTGACTTGGTCATTGAACTGTCTTGACAGGTATACCCCACATTGAAGCATTCGAGGATATTTCTTATCCAATCTGCAAGATTCGTTGAGTTCTAGGCAGAAACATTAAACTCGTCAAAGCAAGTGCAAACGGCTTTCACACAGAAATTGATTCTTCAGCGAAATACTAAATGTTTTCAGCTGAGACTCATTGACAACTGAAACCAAGTGAACAAAGgaagatgaaaataaatcatatgGATCACTCAGATTGTTGGTCAGAAGCGTGGGATTGAATTGTTTTCACCCAATTGTCAAAATTACAAGATTGCTCCTGAGAGGAGAGATATATATTATTCAGCAAGGATAAAATCAACACAATAATTCATCTTATTATGCATATGCATAGATGTAAACAAAGAGCTAATTTGTATATAAAAACCTGAATCTAAATTTAACACACAGGGTATCTTCTCGAAGTCAAGGTAAAATCCTTggacaaaaatgaaaacaagagAATAAAGAAGCAACAGGCTTTTCAAATGTGAATTGGCTTGTCATAAGTGGCCATTGCTGCTTCTTTAACAGCCTCGCTCATTGTTGGATGTGCATGACAAACACGTGCTATGTCCTCACTTGATGCATCATACTGCAATGCAATGGCTGCTTCATGAATGAGTTCTCCTGCATTGGGTGCCATAATATGCACCCCCAATATTTTGTCTGTCTCCTTTTCAGCAATTATCTTGACAAGTCCTTCAGCGTTATCAATTGCCTTCGCCCTGCTATTAGCCATGAAAGGGAACTTCCCAACACGGTATTGAACTCCAGTTTCCTTAACCTGCTCCTCTGTCTTCCCTACAGAAGCAACCTCGGGGTTTGTATAGACAACACCTGGTACTTTGTCATAGTCCACATGCCCAACCTTACCAGCCAAGTACTCAACACAAGCAACTCCATCTTCTTCTGCCTTGTGTGCCAACATTGGACCAGGAATTACATCACCAATTGCATAGACACCCGAGACATTTGTGGAGAATCTTTCATTTACCAAAATGCGTCCTATCTTGTCAGTTTCAACTCCTATCTTATCCAAATTAAGTCCAGAAGTGAATGGAGTTCTACCAGCAGATACAAGGACAACATCTGCTTCAATTATGGTCTGTTCACCACCAGCTGCTGGTTCAACAGTTAGCTTCACACCATCCCCAGAAGTATCAACTCCAACCACCTTGGTATTCAGCTTGAATTTCATGCCTTGCTTTTCAAGAGAACGCTGAAATTGCTTCCGGATTTCTCCATCCATGGATGGAACAATCTGCGATGCAAACTCAACAACAGTTACCTCAGAGCCAATTCGGCCCCATACTGAGCCCATCTCTAGCCCAATGTAACCTGCCCCGATAACTACAAGCTTCTTGGGGATTTCAGTCAATGCGAGAGCCCCAGTTGATGATACAATTTTCTTTTCATCAATAGTGACGCCGGGTAGAGATTTTACATCTGAACCGGTGGCTATAATGATATGCTTTCCTTTCACAACAGTATTTTCACCTTCAACGGTGTCTACAGAGACCTCAGATGGTGAAAGGAATTTTCCGTATCCTTTGACATATGTTACCttgtttttcttaaataggCCTTCAATACCCCGAGTCAGATTAGAAACAGCTTTGTCTTTTTGCGCCATCATGGCAGCCAAGTCAATCTCCACATTTGAAACTTTGACCCCATGGTTGGCAAATGAATGTTTAGCCTCATGGTACATGTGGGAAGAATGCAAAAGCGCCTGAAATATGAAGGCAACACAAATGAGTAGAAGGGATATAGAGAATACATATGATACACACAAGCCTTTTCAGACTATATAAATAATaccaataataattactattaaaataatacatggGGACACAGCAACAACACTAACCAAAACCTTATTCCACTAGGTGGGGTAACTATATGGATCAAACAAAGCATTGTGTAATGTCAAACACCAATTCCATGGAGAGACCATATCATTTAACATACAATTTGGCTCCCCTAAAGTGAGAAAATCAAGAGTTGTTATTGCAACATACCCATGATTTAATATAATATGCTTGCAATATACACATTCAATTCGTTAATCAACGGTCCATAACAATATGTTTACTGTCTAACATCTGGGAGCACATCAATTTGTGAATTAAAAAATACTTGACACAGGAAACCAAGAGGTTAATACAAGTTTAGAAAGAAGCCAGAGTAGACTTTAAAAAAGAGATTTCAAGATACCAAGTGACTCTACGGAAAGTTAAGTAAATTACATACAACTAAGAAAATGCAACTTAGTgtacaaaatttataatttctcCCATCCAGCTAAATCTAATAATCCGGTTAAGACAAGCACTTAGACATGAATGGTCTGCTTAGAATGACTCATTAGAGCTCATGTACTGGTAAAAAcacttgtgagattgtttgggagaactaatgtaaacaacttatgacatgtctataagctgttttcagcttatttccaaaGTTCTCCATGATAGCTTaagaaaacagcttatagcttataagaaaGCAATTTAAACGTTATTTTAAACGATAAGCACTGATGCAAATTAAGCTGTTGATCCAAACAGGGcataaaatcaagaacatcACATACTTGCATCACACTCAATTCTTAAATAGAACAATACTAATAAAAACACGAAAGACAGTGATATAAACAACCAATGTTGATCCATAATCAAAGTATTTTCCACCTCCTAAAAGCACCTCATCAGAACAAACTAACTTCAGATTtcgaaaataacaaaaacaacactTCCTTCAACTTAATCAATtaaaaagcaacaacaaaattaaatcatataatcatgTTTAATTAATCCACAGCTATATgagataaaatgaaaatgaagtagTAGAAAAGTGAATCGAAATCGAACCTTGGAAGGGATGCAACCAACGTTGAGACAGGTACCACCAAGAGCACCACGCTTTTCGATGCAAGTGGTTTTGAAACCAAGCTGAGCAGCTTTAATGGCGGCGACGTAACCGCCGGGACCACCACCGATGATGACGACGTCGTTTTCATCAGATCCGGAAGCGAAAGCTCTTGACCTTAGAGAGAAAGTGTATCGAAGTGTCTCCGCCGATGAAAGAAGAGCGGAACCCTTTCTACGAGCCAAATTCGCCATAGCCATCGTCAAGATTCTTCTTCTATTGTCACACAAACGcaatactctttctttttctcaaacCTAACACACAcaacaaaacatattttctttaatatttataaattaattaattattattattttatttttattattgtccaagaaatatttatgtcattgattCCGTTATCACAGCCCTTGGACTTGGATGATGCCTTTGTGGAGGGCCATTATTGggattttttaatataataactatttttcttttatttctccCCACCTGGAAATTCAGCCTTTATCGTTCATGTTTTTGTTATGATaatgtttctttattttattttataatattttctacTTGGTTGTGGCTGTGCTTTTTGGACGAACAACTAATTTCAATTGGAGTGGTGTGAACTCAAGGTATACTCATCACATATTTTTAAGGGTGATACTAATCGGCTGCATACCAAGAAAGAAAGTT harbors:
- the LOC25494137 gene encoding dihydrolipoyl dehydrogenase, mitochondrial, producing the protein MAMANLARRKGSALLSSAETLRYTFSLRSRAFASGSDENDVVIIGGGPGGYVAAIKAAQLGFKTTCIEKRGALGGTCLNVGCIPSKALLHSSHMYHEAKHSFANHGVKVSNVEIDLAAMMAQKDKAVSNLTRGIEGLFKKNKVTYVKGYGKFLSPSEVSVDTVEGENTVVKGKHIIIATGSDVKSLPGVTIDEKKIVSSTGALALTEIPKKLVVIGAGYIGLEMGSVWGRIGSEVTVVEFASQIVPSMDGEIRKQFQRSLEKQGMKFKLNTKVVGVDTSGDGVKLTVEPAAGGEQTIIEADVVLVSAGRTPFTSGLNLDKIGVETDKIGRILVNERFSTNVSGVYAIGDVIPGPMLAHKAEEDGVACVEYLAGKVGHVDYDKVPGVVYTNPEVASVGKTEEQVKETGVQYRVGKFPFMANSRAKAIDNAEGLVKIIAEKETDKILGVHIMAPNAGELIHEAAIALQYDASSEDIARVCHAHPTMSEAVKEAAMATYDKPIHI